From the genome of Mycobacterium dioxanotrophicus, one region includes:
- the secE gene encoding preprotein translocase subunit SecE, with protein MSDEREGAGSADDTGTDAHGSGDNHGQTAVVTRPLRPTGKRSRRGVPSDAEGDETDSGEDTAESKDAVKNGAGKTKKTKKAAGGPSSNPIMFVINYLKQVVAELRKVIWPNRKQMVSYTSVVLVFLVFMVALISGVDLGLARLVSLVFGT; from the coding sequence GTGAGCGACGAGCGCGAAGGTGCCGGCTCCGCAGACGACACTGGGACCGACGCCCATGGCTCCGGCGACAACCACGGTCAGACCGCGGTTGTGACCAGACCGCTGCGCCCGACCGGTAAGCGGTCCCGCCGTGGAGTGCCCAGCGACGCTGAGGGCGACGAGACCGACAGCGGTGAGGACACCGCCGAGTCGAAGGATGCCGTCAAGAACGGCGCCGGTAAGACTAAAAAGACCAAGAAGGCTGCCGGCGGCCCGTCGAGCAATCCGATCATGTTCGTCATCAACTACCTCAAGCAGGTTGTTGCCGAACTTCGGAAGGTGATCTGGCCCAACCGCAAGCAGATGGTCAGCTACACCTCGGTGGTGCTGGTCTTCCTGGTGTTCATGGTCGCGCTGATTTCAGGTGTGGACCTGGGCCTGGCACGGCTGGTGTCGTTGGTTTTCGGCACCTGA
- the hadA gene encoding (3R)-hydroxyacyl-ACP dehydratase subunit HadA, which produces MALSSKLVGKHFRYPEHYEVGREKIREHALAVKNDDAYFHDEKAAAELGHTKLPAALTFICIFGYQAQLAFLNDANIGVEDAQIVQVDQALKFVKPIFAGDKLYADVYVDSVRQAHGTDLIVFKTIITDDAGDVVQETFTALAGRTGEDGEGFSDGAA; this is translated from the coding sequence GTGGCTCTATCGTCCAAGCTCGTCGGGAAGCACTTTCGCTATCCCGAGCATTACGAGGTCGGTCGCGAGAAAATTCGGGAGCACGCGCTCGCCGTCAAGAACGACGACGCGTACTTTCACGACGAGAAGGCCGCGGCTGAACTCGGTCATACCAAGCTGCCTGCGGCGCTGACCTTCATCTGCATTTTCGGATACCAGGCCCAGCTGGCGTTCTTGAACGACGCCAACATCGGTGTCGAGGACGCCCAGATCGTCCAGGTCGACCAGGCACTGAAGTTCGTCAAGCCGATCTTTGCGGGCGACAAGCTATACGCGGACGTCTACGTGGACTCGGTTCGGCAGGCGCACGGCACCGATCTCATCGTGTTCAAGACCATCATCACCGACGATGCCGGTGATGTTGTGCAGGAGACTTTTACGGCCCTTGCGGGCCGCACGGGCGAAGATGGAGAGGGCTTTTCTGATGGCGCTGCGTGA
- the hadC gene encoding (3R)-hydroxyacyl-ACP dehydratase subunit HadC — protein sequence MALKTDIRGMVWKYPDPFLIGREQIRQYAKAVKAFDPASHDEAAAAELGHDALVAPLTFASTLALLVQQHFFKHVDVGMQTMQIVQVDQKFVYRRPLKAGDQLHAVMEITSVEERFGADIVVTHNVCTDDDGEIVLEAITTMMGHEGDHSIQVKWDPESGQVIRKAAGE from the coding sequence ATGGCTCTCAAGACCGATATCCGCGGCATGGTCTGGAAATATCCGGACCCGTTCCTGATCGGCCGCGAGCAGATCCGCCAGTACGCCAAGGCCGTGAAGGCCTTCGATCCGGCGAGTCACGACGAGGCGGCCGCGGCCGAACTCGGCCACGATGCGCTGGTCGCGCCGCTGACCTTCGCCTCGACCCTGGCGCTTCTGGTTCAGCAGCACTTCTTCAAACACGTCGATGTCGGTATGCAGACCATGCAGATCGTCCAGGTGGACCAGAAGTTCGTCTACCGCAGGCCGCTCAAGGCCGGCGACCAGCTGCACGCCGTCATGGAGATCACCTCGGTCGAGGAACGGTTCGGCGCGGACATCGTCGTCACCCACAACGTCTGCACCGACGACGACGGCGAGATCGTGCTGGAGGCCATCACCACGATGATGGGTCACGAAGGCGACCACTCCATCCAGGTCAAGTGGGATCCGGAATCCGGCCAGGTCATCCGTAAGGCAGCCGGGGAATAG
- a CDS encoding alpha/beta fold hydrolase — protein sequence MQVRTGYAKSGDLDIYYEDMGDPNDPAVLLIMGLGAQLLLWRNGFCEKLVNQGLRVIRYDNRDVGLSSKLSGQRVDTPLPFRMARSFLGLRSPSVYTLEDIADDAAALLDHLGIHSAHVVGGSMGGMIAQVFAAQYRHRTKTLAVIFSSNNKALLPPPGIKQLLSLVTGPPPGSTRDAIIDNAVRLGKLNGSPAYPTPDDQMRAEAAELYDRSYYPAGIARHFAAILGSGSLLRYDRRITAPTVVIHGLADRLMRPFGGRAVAKAIAGARLVLIDGMGHELPEPVWDEVVGELKTNFSSAG from the coding sequence ATGCAAGTGCGTACCGGTTATGCCAAGTCCGGCGATCTCGACATCTACTACGAGGACATGGGCGACCCGAACGATCCCGCGGTCCTGCTGATCATGGGGCTCGGCGCGCAGTTGTTGTTGTGGCGCAACGGTTTCTGCGAGAAGCTCGTCAACCAGGGACTGCGTGTCATCCGCTACGACAATCGCGACGTGGGGTTGTCGAGCAAGTTGTCCGGCCAGCGCGTCGACACCCCGTTGCCGTTCCGCATGGCCCGCTCGTTCCTGGGGTTGCGCAGCCCGTCGGTGTACACGCTCGAGGACATCGCCGACGACGCCGCGGCCCTGCTCGATCACCTCGGCATCCACAGCGCGCACGTCGTCGGCGGCTCGATGGGCGGGATGATCGCGCAGGTCTTCGCCGCGCAGTACCGGCACCGGACCAAGACCCTCGCGGTGATCTTCTCCAGTAACAACAAGGCGCTCCTGCCGCCGCCGGGGATCAAGCAGCTGCTGTCGTTGGTCACCGGTCCGCCACCGGGTTCGACGCGAGATGCCATCATCGACAACGCCGTTCGGCTCGGCAAGCTCAACGGCAGCCCGGCCTATCCGACTCCCGACGACCAGATGCGTGCCGAGGCCGCCGAACTCTACGACCGGTCGTACTACCCGGCCGGCATCGCGCGGCACTTCGCCGCGATCCTCGGCAGCGGCAGCCTGTTGCGCTACGACCGGCGCATCACCGCTCCCACCGTGGTGATCCACGGCCTCGCCGACCGGCTGATGCGCCCGTTCGGTGGACGTGCCGTGGCCAAGGCGATCGCGGGCGCCCGCTTGGTATTGATCGACGGCATGGGCCACGAGCTACCTGAACCGGTGTGGGACGAGGTCGTCGGTGAGCTCAAGACGAACTTCTCCTCTGCGGGCTAG
- a CDS encoding ABC1 kinase family protein — protein sequence MSTPPSKTKQREGAKLDRVPLPVEAARIGATGWQITRTGARVVTNLLGKGSLQQKIIRQVPQTFSDLGPTYVKFGQIIASSPGAFGEPLSREFRSLLDRVPPADTDAVHKLFKEELGDDPQNLFSSFDEKPFASASIAQVHYATLHSGEEVVVKIQRPGIRRRVAADLQILKRGAQIVELAKLGRRLSAQDVVADFADNLAEELDFRLEAQSMDAWVSHMHASPLGENIRVPQVYWDLTSQRVLTMERVAGIRIDDVAAIRKAGFDGTELVKALLFSVFEGGLKHGLFHGDLHAGNLYVDHDGKIVFFDFGIMGRIDPRTRWLLRELVYALLVKKDHAAAGKIVVLMGAVGTVKPEGDAARDLEAFATPLTMKSLGDMSYAEIGKQLSALADAYDVKLPRELVLIGKQFLYVERYMKLLAPTWQMMSDPQLTGYFANFMVDISREHKDIDGVEA from the coding sequence ATGAGCACTCCCCCCTCGAAAACAAAACAGCGCGAGGGAGCCAAACTGGATCGGGTGCCCCTGCCGGTCGAGGCCGCACGCATCGGCGCGACGGGTTGGCAGATCACCCGCACGGGCGCCCGCGTGGTCACGAACCTTCTCGGCAAGGGCTCTCTGCAGCAGAAGATCATCAGGCAGGTCCCGCAGACGTTCTCCGATCTCGGCCCCACCTACGTCAAGTTCGGGCAGATCATCGCGTCCAGTCCCGGCGCCTTCGGTGAACCGCTGAGCCGCGAGTTCCGCAGCCTGCTGGACCGGGTGCCGCCCGCCGACACGGACGCGGTGCACAAGCTGTTCAAAGAAGAACTCGGCGACGACCCGCAGAACCTGTTCAGCTCGTTCGACGAGAAGCCGTTCGCCTCGGCATCGATCGCCCAGGTGCACTACGCGACACTGCACTCCGGCGAGGAGGTGGTGGTCAAGATCCAGCGGCCGGGTATCCGCCGTCGCGTCGCCGCCGATCTACAGATCCTCAAGCGCGGCGCCCAGATCGTCGAGCTGGCCAAACTGGGCCGCCGCCTCTCGGCGCAGGACGTGGTGGCCGATTTCGCCGACAACCTCGCCGAGGAGCTCGACTTCCGCCTAGAGGCCCAGTCGATGGACGCGTGGGTGTCGCACATGCACGCCTCGCCGCTCGGCGAGAACATCCGGGTCCCGCAGGTGTACTGGGACCTGACCAGCCAGCGGGTTTTGACGATGGAACGCGTGGCAGGCATCCGCATCGACGACGTGGCCGCGATCCGCAAGGCCGGTTTCGACGGCACGGAGCTGGTGAAGGCGCTGTTGTTCAGTGTTTTCGAGGGCGGCCTCAAGCACGGCCTGTTCCACGGTGATCTGCACGCCGGCAACCTGTATGTGGATCACGACGGCAAGATCGTGTTCTTCGACTTCGGCATCATGGGCCGCATCGATCCGCGGACCCGCTGGCTGCTGCGGGAGCTCGTCTACGCCCTGCTGGTCAAGAAGGACCATGCCGCGGCGGGCAAGATCGTGGTGTTGATGGGTGCGGTGGGCACGGTCAAGCCCGAGGGTGACGCCGCCCGGGACCTCGAGGCGTTCGCCACCCCGCTGACGATGAAGTCGCTGGGCGATATGTCCTACGCGGAAATCGGTAAGCAGCTCTCGGCGCTGGCCGATGCGTATGACGTCAAGCTGCCGCGCGAGCTCGTGCTCATCGGCAAACAGTTCCTCTATGTCGAGCGGTACATGAAGCTCCTGGCGCCCACATGGCAGATGATGAGCGATCCGCAGCTCACCGGTTATTTCGCCAATTTCATGGTCGACATCAGCCGGGAGCACAAGGATATCGACGGGGTCGAGGCGTAA
- a CDS encoding RNA polymerase sigma factor: MTQLDGVFRREWGPAVATIARWSGDLDIAEDAVQDACAQALRTWPSDGVPSNPGAWLTTVARNRALDRLRRESSRAGKELAAVFEETTARDNGRELHPVRDDELRMMFTCAHPALDRASQLALTLRLISGLTVAEIARALLQSEAAVGQRLTRAKHKIRQANIPLRVPPPELLPDRTPHVMACVYSVFTEGYWSTGGPSAIRDELCDEGVRLAGELCSLLPADRDAHALAALVLLHDSRRQTRVDDDGALVPLDEQDRSRWDRGRIARGLDQLRLAEGAAGPYLPQAVIAALHATAPSWQLTDWTVICQAYDRLLELGESPVVRANRAVAVAFRDGFDAGLAALDEVADDPRLARSSIVASIRADLLRRAGRSREALHWYGIALESDNVSAPAAAFLRRRITELTPEMPSGQL; encoded by the coding sequence GTGACCCAGCTGGACGGCGTCTTCCGGCGGGAGTGGGGTCCCGCTGTGGCCACCATCGCGCGGTGGTCCGGCGATCTCGATATCGCCGAGGACGCCGTCCAGGACGCCTGTGCGCAGGCGCTGCGGACCTGGCCGTCCGATGGGGTGCCGAGCAATCCGGGCGCGTGGTTGACGACCGTCGCGCGCAACCGGGCCCTCGACCGCCTGCGTCGTGAATCTTCGCGCGCGGGAAAGGAATTGGCCGCAGTGTTCGAGGAGACGACGGCGCGCGACAACGGCCGCGAGCTGCATCCCGTTCGCGACGACGAATTACGGATGATGTTCACGTGCGCCCACCCGGCGCTCGACCGGGCTTCGCAGTTGGCACTCACGCTGCGGTTGATCTCCGGGCTCACCGTGGCCGAGATCGCCCGGGCACTGCTGCAGTCCGAGGCCGCGGTCGGCCAACGGCTCACCCGCGCCAAACACAAGATCCGCCAAGCCAATATCCCGTTGCGGGTGCCGCCGCCCGAGCTGCTGCCCGACCGCACACCACATGTGATGGCGTGTGTCTATTCGGTGTTCACGGAGGGCTACTGGTCCACCGGTGGCCCGTCCGCCATTCGGGACGAGCTGTGCGACGAGGGTGTGCGGTTGGCTGGTGAACTGTGCTCGCTGCTGCCTGCCGACCGAGACGCGCACGCACTGGCAGCCCTTGTCCTGCTGCATGATTCGCGTCGGCAGACCCGCGTGGACGACGACGGTGCGCTAGTGCCGCTCGACGAGCAGGACCGAAGCCGTTGGGACCGTGGCCGCATCGCCCGGGGCCTGGATCAGCTGCGGCTCGCAGAAGGAGCGGCGGGGCCCTATCTGCCGCAGGCGGTGATCGCGGCGCTGCACGCCACCGCACCGAGCTGGCAGCTCACCGATTGGACCGTCATCTGCCAGGCCTACGATCGGCTGCTCGAGCTCGGAGAGTCCCCGGTGGTACGCGCCAATCGCGCTGTGGCCGTTGCGTTTCGCGACGGGTTCGACGCCGGGTTGGCGGCGCTCGACGAGGTCGCCGACGATCCGCGTCTGGCACGCTCCAGCATCGTCGCCTCGATCCGGGCGGATCTGCTGCGCCGCGCCGGACGCAGCAGAGAAGCCTTGCACTGGTACGGGATCGCGCTGGAGAGCGACAACGTCTCCGCGCCGGCCGCGGCGTTCCTGCGTCGCCGCATCACCGAACTCACCCCAGAAATGCCGAGTGGCCAGTTATGA
- the nusG gene encoding transcription termination/antitermination protein NusG — MTTFDGDEQTLADETVSVEDGGDAVVAETVDETVEETTGGEDTADGDAEAPAEEDATDEDAPATDEDSPAAEEAPAADEDEDPAVALKKDLRLRPGDWYVIHSYAGYENKVKANLETRVQNLDVGDYIFQVEVPTEEVTEIKNGQRKQVNRKVLPGYILVRMELNDESWGAVRNTPGVTGFVGATSRPSPLALDDVVKFLLPQGAAKKAAAGKAPVAAAAASTEATLERPEILVDFEVGESVTVMDGPFATLPASISEVNAEQQKLKVLVSIFGRETPVELTFTQVAKI, encoded by the coding sequence GTGACCACGTTCGACGGCGATGAGCAGACACTCGCCGACGAGACCGTCAGTGTCGAAGACGGTGGAGATGCCGTTGTGGCGGAGACCGTCGACGAAACAGTCGAAGAGACCACCGGCGGTGAGGACACCGCCGACGGCGACGCTGAGGCGCCCGCCGAGGAGGATGCGACCGACGAGGACGCTCCCGCGACCGACGAAGACTCTCCGGCCGCCGAGGAAGCTCCTGCGGCCGACGAAGACGAAGACCCGGCTGTCGCGCTCAAGAAGGATCTGCGCCTGCGGCCCGGCGACTGGTACGTGATCCACTCTTACGCCGGTTACGAGAACAAGGTGAAGGCCAACCTCGAGACCCGCGTGCAGAACCTCGACGTCGGCGACTACATCTTCCAGGTGGAAGTGCCCACCGAAGAGGTCACCGAGATCAAGAACGGCCAGCGCAAGCAGGTCAACCGCAAGGTGCTGCCGGGCTACATCCTGGTGCGCATGGAGCTCAACGACGAGTCGTGGGGCGCGGTGCGCAACACCCCCGGCGTGACGGGCTTCGTCGGTGCGACCTCGCGCCCGTCCCCGCTGGCGCTCGACGACGTGGTGAAGTTCCTGCTGCCGCAGGGCGCCGCCAAGAAGGCCGCTGCGGGCAAAGCGCCCGTCGCCGCCGCCGCTGCGTCCACCGAGGCCACGCTGGAACGCCCGGAGATCCTGGTCGACTTCGAGGTCGGCGAGTCCGTCACCGTCATGGACGGTCCGTTCGCGACGCTGCCGGCCTCCATCAGCGAGGTCAACGCCGAACAGCAGAAGCTCAAGGTGCTGGTGTCCATCTTCGGCCGCGAAACACCTGTCGAACTGACCTTCACCCAGGTCGCCAAGATTTAG
- a CDS encoding cyclopropane mycolic acid synthase family methyltransferase — protein MAKDPAKLTPKFEDVQAHYDLSDDFFALFLDSSRTYSCAYFERDDMPLDEAQLAKIDLSLGKLGLAPGMTLLDVGCGWGATMMRALDRYDVNVVGLTLSRNQLAHVQQLFDGSDSPRSKRVLLSGWEQFDEPVDRIVSIGAFEHFGHERYADFFRFAHNALPPDGVMLLHTITGLHPKQAQERGIPLTFDMARFIRFIVTEIFPGGRLPTIEMVEEHAGNAGFTLTRRQSLQSHYARTLDLWAAALQDHRDEAIAIQSEEVYDRYMHYLTGCANAFRIGYIDVNQFTLNR, from the coding sequence ATGGCCAAAGATCCGGCCAAGCTCACGCCGAAATTCGAAGACGTACAGGCCCATTACGACCTGTCCGACGATTTTTTTGCACTGTTCCTGGATTCCAGCAGGACCTATAGCTGCGCGTACTTCGAACGCGACGACATGCCGCTGGACGAGGCTCAGCTCGCGAAGATCGATCTGTCCCTTGGCAAGTTGGGGTTAGCGCCGGGCATGACCTTGCTCGACGTCGGATGTGGTTGGGGCGCAACGATGATGCGCGCTCTCGACCGTTACGACGTCAACGTCGTCGGCCTCACGTTGAGCCGCAATCAGCTGGCGCACGTGCAGCAGTTGTTCGACGGCTCGGACAGCCCGCGCAGCAAGCGCGTGCTGCTCAGCGGCTGGGAGCAGTTCGACGAACCGGTGGACCGCATCGTGTCGATCGGCGCCTTCGAGCATTTCGGCCATGAGCGCTACGCCGACTTCTTCCGGTTCGCCCACAACGCCCTGCCGCCCGACGGCGTGATGTTGCTGCACACCATCACCGGCCTGCACCCCAAGCAGGCGCAGGAGCGCGGCATCCCGTTGACGTTCGACATGGCCCGGTTCATCAGGTTCATCGTCACCGAGATCTTCCCGGGCGGGCGTCTCCCGACGATCGAGATGGTCGAGGAACACGCCGGAAACGCGGGATTCACCCTGACCCGCAGGCAGTCGCTGCAGTCGCACTACGCACGCACCCTGGACCTGTGGGCGGCGGCGCTGCAGGACCACCGTGACGAGGCCATCGCGATCCAGTCGGAAGAGGTCTACGACCGGTACATGCACTACCTCACCGGCTGTGCGAACGCCTTCCGGATCGGCTACATCGACGTGAACCAGTTCACTCTGAACCGCTAG
- a CDS encoding cyclopropane mycolic acid synthase family methyltransferase has product MSELTPKYEELQSIYDISNEFYELFLGPTMGYTCGYFEREDMTGDEAQIAKFDLALGKLGLEPGMTLLDIGCGWGAGMARAIEKYDVNVIGLTLSGEQREYAIEKLSKIPTDRKVEVRLQGWEEFEDKVDRIVSIGAFEHFGFDRYPAFFKMAYDALPDDGTMLLHNITGFDLRQGQKLGLHMTFEDARFARFIMTEIFPGGRLPSVEMEQEKAIEAGFKLTQLQEIGPHYVRTLKIWADALEAHKDEAIAIQSQEVYDRYDKYLNGCQKYFASGHISVHQFTLQK; this is encoded by the coding sequence ATGTCAGAATTGACGCCGAAATACGAAGAACTGCAGTCGATCTACGACATTTCGAATGAATTCTACGAACTGTTCCTGGGCCCGACAATGGGCTACACGTGCGGGTACTTCGAACGCGAAGACATGACCGGCGACGAGGCGCAGATCGCCAAGTTCGACCTCGCACTGGGCAAGCTCGGCCTGGAACCCGGCATGACGCTGCTCGACATCGGCTGCGGGTGGGGCGCCGGCATGGCGCGCGCCATCGAGAAGTACGACGTCAACGTCATCGGTCTGACCCTCTCCGGCGAGCAGCGCGAATACGCCATCGAGAAGCTGTCGAAGATCCCCACCGACCGCAAGGTCGAGGTCCGCCTGCAGGGCTGGGAAGAGTTCGAGGACAAGGTCGACCGCATCGTGTCGATCGGCGCGTTCGAACACTTCGGATTCGACCGCTACCCGGCCTTCTTCAAGATGGCCTACGACGCACTACCCGACGACGGCACCATGCTTCTGCACAACATCACCGGGTTCGACCTGCGTCAAGGCCAGAAGCTCGGCCTGCACATGACGTTCGAGGACGCCCGGTTCGCCCGGTTCATCATGACCGAGATCTTCCCCGGCGGCCGGCTGCCCTCGGTGGAGATGGAGCAGGAGAAGGCGATCGAAGCCGGATTCAAGCTCACCCAGCTGCAGGAGATCGGCCCGCACTACGTCCGGACGCTCAAGATCTGGGCCGACGCGCTCGAGGCCCACAAGGACGAGGCCATCGCGATCCAGAGCCAAGAGGTCTACGACCGCTACGACAAGTACCTCAACGGCTGCCAGAAGTACTTCGCCTCGGGCCATATCAGCGTCCATCAGTTCACGCTGCAGAAGTAA
- a CDS encoding YciI family protein: MHYFALLINRENALTPEQGAAEMSAYLDFHAKAAASIRAGDALTPAAGAVRISGGPDNPTVTDGPFAEGAEVAGGYYVFEAENLDEALALARDIPAAKYGAVEVWPMVHWQAPEQPVRNDWLALLLEPPEAVNVPGTDEWNKQAGLHVELAKTIGDKTLAGAPLHPPSTATTVRVRDGKVTFTDGPYAEGAEVANGFYVLRAADRDEAVKLASMIPASAIELRQLSGIAGL, translated from the coding sequence ATGCACTACTTCGCCCTACTGATCAATCGCGAGAACGCACTCACCCCTGAGCAGGGTGCGGCCGAGATGTCGGCGTACCTGGACTTCCACGCCAAAGCAGCGGCGTCCATTCGTGCGGGCGATGCGCTGACCCCGGCCGCAGGTGCTGTCCGCATCTCCGGCGGCCCGGACAATCCGACCGTCACCGACGGCCCGTTCGCCGAGGGCGCCGAAGTCGCCGGGGGCTACTACGTATTCGAGGCCGAGAACCTCGACGAGGCCCTCGCGCTGGCCCGCGACATCCCAGCGGCCAAGTACGGCGCCGTCGAGGTATGGCCCATGGTGCATTGGCAGGCACCCGAGCAGCCCGTCCGCAACGACTGGCTCGCCCTGCTCCTGGAACCGCCGGAGGCCGTCAATGTGCCGGGCACCGACGAATGGAACAAGCAGGCAGGTCTGCACGTCGAGCTCGCCAAGACCATCGGCGACAAGACGCTTGCCGGTGCGCCGCTGCATCCGCCGTCGACCGCGACCACCGTGCGCGTGCGCGACGGCAAGGTGACGTTCACCGACGGCCCCTACGCCGAGGGCGCGGAGGTGGCCAACGGGTTCTACGTGCTGCGTGCCGCGGACCGCGACGAGGCGGTCAAACTGGCGTCGATGATTCCGGCCTCGGCCATCGAGCTCCGCCAGTTGTCCGGCATCGCCGGGCTGTAG
- the rplK gene encoding 50S ribosomal protein L11 yields MAPKKKVAGLIKLQIQAGQANPAPPVGPALGQHGVNIMEFCKAYNAATESQRGNVIPVEITVYEDRSFTFALKTPPAARLLLKAAGVPKGSGEPHKTKVAKVSWDQVREIAETKKADLNANDIDAAAKIIAGTARSMGITVE; encoded by the coding sequence ATGGCCCCGAAGAAGAAGGTCGCCGGGCTCATCAAGCTGCAGATCCAGGCCGGGCAGGCCAACCCTGCCCCGCCGGTTGGCCCTGCGCTTGGTCAGCACGGTGTCAACATCATGGAGTTCTGCAAGGCGTACAACGCCGCGACCGAGTCGCAGCGCGGCAACGTCATCCCCGTGGAGATCACCGTCTACGAGGACCGCAGCTTCACGTTCGCCCTCAAGACCCCGCCCGCCGCTCGGCTGCTGCTCAAGGCTGCCGGTGTGCCCAAGGGTTCGGGTGAGCCGCACAAGACCAAGGTCGCCAAGGTGAGCTGGGACCAGGTGCGCGAGATCGCCGAGACCAAGAAGGCCGATCTCAACGCCAACGACATCGACGCCGCGGCGAAGATCATCGCAGGCACCGCCCGTTCCATGGGTATCACCGTCGAGTAA
- the hadB gene encoding (3R)-hydroxyacyl-ACP dehydratase subunit HadB, which produces MALREFSSVKVGDTLPEKIIPLTRGDLVNYAGVSGDLNPIHWDDEIAKQVGLDTAIAHGMLTMGLGGGYVTSWVGDPAAVKEYNVRFTAVVPVPNDGVGAEIVFNGRIKSVDPEDKLVTIAISATTGGKKIFGRAVATAQLA; this is translated from the coding sequence ATGGCGCTGCGTGAGTTCAGTTCGGTCAAGGTCGGGGACACGCTCCCGGAGAAGATCATCCCGCTGACCCGTGGTGACCTCGTCAACTACGCGGGTGTTTCCGGCGACCTCAACCCGATCCACTGGGACGACGAGATCGCCAAGCAGGTCGGCCTCGACACCGCGATCGCGCACGGCATGCTCACCATGGGCCTCGGTGGCGGCTACGTCACCTCCTGGGTCGGCGATCCCGCCGCGGTGAAGGAGTACAACGTCCGGTTCACCGCAGTGGTGCCGGTGCCCAACGACGGCGTCGGCGCGGAGATCGTCTTCAACGGCCGGATCAAGTCCGTCGACCCCGAGGACAAGCTGGTCACCATCGCCATCTCGGCCACCACGGGCGGGAAGAAGATCTTCGGGCGCGCTGTCGCCACCGCACAACTGGCTTAG
- the rplA gene encoding 50S ribosomal protein L1: MSKNSKAYREAAEKVDRDKLYTPLEAAKLAKETSSKKQDATVEVAIRLGVDPRKADQMVRGTVNLPHGTGKTARVAVFAVGEKAEQATAAGADVVGSDDLIEKIQGGFLDFDAAIATPDQMAKVGRIARVLGPRGLMPNPKTGTVTPDVAKAVQDIKGGKINFRVDKQANLHFIIGKASFDEAKLAENYGAALDEVLRAKPSSSKGRYLKKVTVSTTTGPGIPVDPAVTRNFTEA, encoded by the coding sequence ATGAGCAAGAACAGCAAGGCATATCGCGAAGCGGCCGAGAAGGTCGACAGGGACAAGCTCTACACGCCGCTGGAGGCCGCGAAGCTGGCCAAGGAGACGTCGTCCAAGAAGCAGGACGCCACCGTCGAGGTGGCCATCCGCCTGGGCGTCGACCCCCGCAAGGCGGACCAGATGGTCCGCGGCACCGTCAACCTGCCGCACGGCACCGGTAAGACCGCGCGCGTCGCGGTGTTCGCCGTGGGCGAGAAGGCCGAGCAGGCTACTGCCGCCGGCGCTGACGTGGTCGGCAGCGACGACCTGATCGAGAAGATCCAGGGCGGTTTCCTGGACTTCGACGCCGCGATCGCCACCCCGGATCAGATGGCCAAGGTCGGTCGGATCGCTCGCGTGCTGGGCCCGCGCGGGCTGATGCCGAACCCCAAGACCGGCACCGTCACCCCGGATGTCGCCAAGGCCGTTCAGGACATCAAGGGCGGCAAGATCAACTTCCGTGTCGACAAGCAGGCCAACCTGCACTTCATCATCGGCAAGGCGTCCTTCGACGAGGCCAAGCTGGCCGAGAATTACGGCGCCGCGCTCGATGAGGTGCTGCGTGCCAAGCCGTCGTCGTCGAAGGGTCGTTACCTCAAGAAGGTGACCGTCTCCACCACCACGGGCCCGGGTATCCCGGTTGACCCGGCGGTGACCCGGAACTTCACGGAGGCGTAG